The following proteins come from a genomic window of Sardina pilchardus chromosome 1, fSarPil1.1, whole genome shotgun sequence:
- the LOC134082484 gene encoding NACHT, LRR and PYD domains-containing protein 12-like isoform X1, whose translation MSGSQEREEAAAHGCVQQRTKQTHSDGGPQTHRPPSPVPSCVSMRSDKSMGGAPDFSSEPVPSGLTPQTHRPPSPVPSCVSMRSDKSMGGAPDFSSEPVPSGLTSMANLSRDQTRHGACEQVQSEPVISRKKELDEDLMRVIGNHKASLKRRFENISEGIVKPGAEILLSTIYTELYITEGESEGVNREHEVLQGESASRSQTTEDTLINCNDIFKPLPGQKKHIRTVMTKGVAGIGKTVSVQKFILDWTDEVANQDVDFIFPLSFRELNLVRSDQYSLHSLLLDFHPELKELNDSEEYKDCQVVFIFDGLDESRLTLDLKQNRNLFDVRQTSSVDLLITSLIQGTLLPSALIWITSRPAAAGQIPVQYIGRVTEIRGFNDPQKEEYFRKKISDESQANRIISHIKICRSLYIMCHIPVFCWIAATVLQQMLEQGNTQAIPTTLTEMFIQFLLIQTTRKNQKYQSGTEANHENPLESQREILLKLAELAFKNLENGNLMFYEEDLRGCGIDVSEASVFSGMCTEIFKEESVFHQRKVYCFVHLSVQEFLAALHVFMSVAETVSDKMSILAFLAEKTQLEDFLEKAVNKALQSKNGHLDLFLRFLMGISLETNQRLLQGLLTHPLNSSESIKKICNYIKELKREDLSPERCLNLFHCLFEMNDHSLQQEINKYLNSPKDLSEQLSPAHCSALANMLLMSEEVLDEFDLKKYNTSDEGRRRLIPAVRCCRKARLAECTLTDKSFESVAAVLHSPNFLIELDLSYNDLKDSGVQLLSKALSSPHCKLQTLRFADCKLSEKSCALVTTVLQSPNSMIELDLSHNVLGDSGVQLLSKGLSSPNCKLQTLRLAECKLLEKSCGIVATILQSPNYLIELDLSYNDLKDSGVQLLSKGLSSPHCKLETLRLSDCLISEKSCICLASALTSKPLKKLDLSYNHFGESEQKLISAQLEDSICKLEIFKTDHVSEIRARPRLRRYACKLTLDPNTAHRELSLTDGNRKVTCVNYEHPYPDHPDRFDWWWHVLCREGLSGRCYWEAEWSGCRADIAVAYKSIKRKGGDAAIILGRNDKSWTLNCSSGTYSFWHKNEQTDIPAPSSGSRRVGVYLDWPDGTLSFYSVSANTLTHLHTFHDCKFTESLCPGFRVWLSGTSVSLC comes from the exons ATGAGTGgctctcaggagagagaggaggctgcagcACACGGCTGTGTGCAACAAagaaccaaacaaacacactctgatgGAGG cccacagacacacagacctccatctccagtgcccagctgtgtgtccatgaggaGCGATAAGTCCATGGGTGGAGCTCCTGACTTCAGCAGTGAACCAGTTCCATCAGGTCTAAC cccacagacacacagacctccatctccagtgcccagctgtgtgtccatgaggaGCGATAAGTCCATGGGTGGAGCTCCTGACTTCAGCAGTGAACCAGTTCCATCAGGTCTAAC ATCAATGGCTAATCTGAGCCGGGATCAAACCAGGCATGGAGCGTGTGAGCAGGTACAGAGTGAGCCAGTCATCAGCAGAAAGAAGGAACTGG ATGAGGACCTAATGAGAGTTATAGGGAATCACAAAGCCAGtctgaagaggaggtttgagaacaTATCTGAAGGCATCGTCAAACCAGGAGCTGAGATACTCCTCAGTAcaatctacacagagctctacatcacagagggagaaagtgaaggAGTGAATAGGGAACATGAGGTTTTGCAAGGAGAGTCAGCATCCAGATCTCAAACCACAGAAGACACACTAATTAACTGCAatgacatcttcaagcccttacctggacagaagaagcacatcagaactgtgatgaccaaaggtgttgctggcattggaaaaacagtctcagtgcagaagttcattctTGACTGGACAGATGAGGTAGCCAATCAGGATGTAGATTTTATATTTCCCCTGTCtttccgtgagctgaatttAGTCAGGAGTGATCAGTATAGTCTTCACAGCCTCCTGCTTGATTTCCACCCTGAGCTGAAGGAGCTGAATGACTCTGAAGAATACAAAGACTGTCAggttgtgttcatctttgatggtttggATGAGAGTCGGTTGACCTTGGATCTGAAACAGAACAGAAATTTGTTTGATGTAAgacaaacatcatcagtggatCTTCTGATAACAagcctcattcagggaactctgcttccctctgcactcatctggataacctcaCGACCTGCAGCAGCTGGTCAGATTCCTGTTCAGTACATTGGCCGGGTAACAGAAATACGtggattcaatgacccacagaaggaagagtacttcaggaagaagaTCAGTGATGAGAGTCAGGCcaacagaatcatctcacacatAAAGATATGCAGGAGtctctacatcatgtgccacattccagtcttctgttggattgCAGCCACTGTACTACAACAGATGCTGGAACAGGGCAACACCCAGGCAATACCCACaactctgactgagatgttcatacagttcttgctcatccagaccaccagGAAGAATCAGAAATATCAGAGTGGAACTGAAGCAAATCATGAAAACCCTCTGGAATCTCAGAGAGAAATTTTACTCAAGTTAGCAGAACTGGCATTCAAGAATTTAGAAAACGGGAATCTGATGTTTTATGAGGAGGACCTGCGAGgatgtggcattgatgtcagtgaagcctcagtgttctctggcatgtgcactgagatcttcaagGAAGAATCTGTGTTTCACCAGAGGAAagtctactgctttgtgcatctgagtgtcCAGGAGTTTCTGGCAGCGCTTCATGTCTTTATGTCTGTGGCTGAGACTGTGAGTGACAAAATGAGTATTCTTGCATTTTTAGCAGAGAAAACCCAGTTAGAAGATTTTCTTGAGAAAGCCGTGAACAAAGCTTTGCAGAGCAAAAATGGACACCTGGATCTCTTCCTTCGTTTCCTTATGGGTATCTCGTTAGAGACCAATCAGAGACTTCTGCAAGGACTACTCACACATCCACTCAACAGCTCAGAGAGTATCAAGAAAATATGCAACTACATTAAGGAGCTCAAAAGAGAAGATCTCTCTCCTGAAAGATGCCTCAATCTTTTCCACTGCCTGTTTGAAATGAATGACCATTCCTTGCAACAAGAAATTAACAAATATCTGAACTCACCAAAGGATTTGAGTGAACAGTTATCTCCTgcccactgttcagcactggccAACATGCTCCTGAtgtctgaggaggtgctggatgagtttgacctgaaGAAATACAACACGTCCGATGAGGGACGCAGGAGACTGATCCCAGCTGTGAGGTGCTGCAGAAAGGCACG acttgctgaatgcaCACTGACAGACAAGTCCTTTGAAagtgtggctgctgttctacatTCGCCAAACttcctgatagagctggacctgagttacAATGACTTGAAAGATTCTGGAGTCCAGCTTCTCTCTAAGgcactgtctagtccccactgtaaactgcagacattaag ATTTGCTGACTGtaaactctcagagaagtcctgtgcaCTTGTGACTACTGTTCTACAATCTCCAAACTCcatgatagagctggacctgagtcacaatgtcctgggggattctggagttcagcttctctctaagggactgtctagtcccaactgcaaactgcagacattaag acttgctgaatgcaaactcttagagaagtcctgtggaattgtggctactattctacagtcaccaaactacctgatagagctggacctgagttacAATGACTTGAAAGATTCTGGAGTTCaacttctctctaagggactgtctagtccccactgcaaactagAGACCTTAAG gctctctgatTGTCTCATCTCAGAGAAGAGTTGTATTTGTCTTGCTTCAGCCCTGACTTCAAAGCCGTTAAAAAAGCTGGATCTCAGCTACAATCATTTTGGAGAATCAGAACAGAAGCTGATATCTGCTCAACTGGAGGATTCTATCTGTAAACTGGAGATATTTAA AACTGACCATGTTTCTGAAATCAGAGCACGACCACGTTTGCGGAGAT ATGCCTGTAAGCTCACACTGGATCCAAATACAGCTCACAGagaactctctctcactgacgggaacagaaaggtgacatgtGTGAATTATGAGCAtccgtatcctgaccacccagacaGATTTGATTGGTGGTGGCATGtgttgtgtagagagggtctgtctggacgctgttactgggaggctgagtggagtggctGTAGAGCTGATATAGCTGTGGCCTATAAGAGCATCAAGAGGAAAGGGGGGGATGCGGCCATAATTTTGGGACGTAATGACAAGTCCTGGACTTTGAACTGCTCTTCTGGGACTTACTCTTTCTGGCACAAAAATGAACAGACTgacatacctgccccctcctctggCTCCagaagagtaggagtgtacctggactggccggacggcactctgtccttctacagcgtctccgcTAATACACTCAcgcacctgcacacgttccacgaCTGCAAATTCACTGAGTCCCTCTGTCCAGGGTTTAGGGTTTGGCTATCTGGtacctcagtgtccctgtgctaA
- the LOC134082484 gene encoding NACHT, LRR and PYD domains-containing protein 3-like isoform X2, with translation MSGSQEREEAAAHGCVQQRTKQTHSDGGPQTHRPPSPVPSCVSMRSDKSMGGAPDFSSEPVPSGLTPQTHRPPSPVPSCVSMRSDKSMGGAPDFSSEPVPSGLTSMANLSRDQTRHGACEQVQSEPVISRKKELDEDLMRVIGNHKASLKRRFENISEGIVKPGAEILLSTIYTELYITEGESEGVNREHEVLQGESASRSQTTEDTLINCNDIFKPLPGQKKHIRTVMTKGVAGIGKTVSVQKFILDWTDEVANQDVDFIFPLSFRELNLVRSDQYSLHSLLLDFHPELKELNDSEEYKDCQVVFIFDGLDESRLTLDLKQNRNLFDVRQTSSVDLLITSLIQGTLLPSALIWITSRPAAAGQIPVQYIGRVTEIRGFNDPQKEEYFRKKISDESQANRIISHIKICRSLYIMCHIPVFCWIAATVLQQMLEQGNTQAIPTTLTEMFIQFLLIQTTRKNQKYQSGTEANHENPLESQREILLKLAELAFKNLENGNLMFYEEDLRGCGIDVSEASVFSGMCTEIFKEESVFHQRKVYCFVHLSVQEFLAALHVFMSVAETVSDKMSILAFLAEKTQLEDFLEKAVNKALQSKNGHLDLFLRFLMGISLETNQRLLQGLLTHPLNSSESIKKICNYIKELKREDLSPERCLNLFHCLFEMNDHSLQQEINKYLNSPKDLSEQLSPAHCSALANMLLMSEEVLDEFDLKKYNTSDEGRRRLIPAVRCCRKARLAECTLTDKSFESVAAVLHSPNFLIELDLSYNDLKDSGVQLLSKALSSPHCKLQTLRFADCKLSEKSCALVTTVLQSPNSMIELDLSHNVLGDSGVQLLSKGLSSPNCKLQTLRLAECKLLEKSCGIVATILQSPNYLIELDLSYNDLKDSGVQLLSKGLSSPHCKLETLRTDHVSEIRARPRLRRYACKLTLDPNTAHRELSLTDGNRKVTCVNYEHPYPDHPDRFDWWWHVLCREGLSGRCYWEAEWSGCRADIAVAYKSIKRKGGDAAIILGRNDKSWTLNCSSGTYSFWHKNEQTDIPAPSSGSRRVGVYLDWPDGTLSFYSVSANTLTHLHTFHDCKFTESLCPGFRVWLSGTSVSLC, from the exons ATGAGTGgctctcaggagagagaggaggctgcagcACACGGCTGTGTGCAACAAagaaccaaacaaacacactctgatgGAGG cccacagacacacagacctccatctccagtgcccagctgtgtgtccatgaggaGCGATAAGTCCATGGGTGGAGCTCCTGACTTCAGCAGTGAACCAGTTCCATCAGGTCTAAC cccacagacacacagacctccatctccagtgcccagctgtgtgtccatgaggaGCGATAAGTCCATGGGTGGAGCTCCTGACTTCAGCAGTGAACCAGTTCCATCAGGTCTAAC ATCAATGGCTAATCTGAGCCGGGATCAAACCAGGCATGGAGCGTGTGAGCAGGTACAGAGTGAGCCAGTCATCAGCAGAAAGAAGGAACTGG ATGAGGACCTAATGAGAGTTATAGGGAATCACAAAGCCAGtctgaagaggaggtttgagaacaTATCTGAAGGCATCGTCAAACCAGGAGCTGAGATACTCCTCAGTAcaatctacacagagctctacatcacagagggagaaagtgaaggAGTGAATAGGGAACATGAGGTTTTGCAAGGAGAGTCAGCATCCAGATCTCAAACCACAGAAGACACACTAATTAACTGCAatgacatcttcaagcccttacctggacagaagaagcacatcagaactgtgatgaccaaaggtgttgctggcattggaaaaacagtctcagtgcagaagttcattctTGACTGGACAGATGAGGTAGCCAATCAGGATGTAGATTTTATATTTCCCCTGTCtttccgtgagctgaatttAGTCAGGAGTGATCAGTATAGTCTTCACAGCCTCCTGCTTGATTTCCACCCTGAGCTGAAGGAGCTGAATGACTCTGAAGAATACAAAGACTGTCAggttgtgttcatctttgatggtttggATGAGAGTCGGTTGACCTTGGATCTGAAACAGAACAGAAATTTGTTTGATGTAAgacaaacatcatcagtggatCTTCTGATAACAagcctcattcagggaactctgcttccctctgcactcatctggataacctcaCGACCTGCAGCAGCTGGTCAGATTCCTGTTCAGTACATTGGCCGGGTAACAGAAATACGtggattcaatgacccacagaaggaagagtacttcaggaagaagaTCAGTGATGAGAGTCAGGCcaacagaatcatctcacacatAAAGATATGCAGGAGtctctacatcatgtgccacattccagtcttctgttggattgCAGCCACTGTACTACAACAGATGCTGGAACAGGGCAACACCCAGGCAATACCCACaactctgactgagatgttcatacagttcttgctcatccagaccaccagGAAGAATCAGAAATATCAGAGTGGAACTGAAGCAAATCATGAAAACCCTCTGGAATCTCAGAGAGAAATTTTACTCAAGTTAGCAGAACTGGCATTCAAGAATTTAGAAAACGGGAATCTGATGTTTTATGAGGAGGACCTGCGAGgatgtggcattgatgtcagtgaagcctcagtgttctctggcatgtgcactgagatcttcaagGAAGAATCTGTGTTTCACCAGAGGAAagtctactgctttgtgcatctgagtgtcCAGGAGTTTCTGGCAGCGCTTCATGTCTTTATGTCTGTGGCTGAGACTGTGAGTGACAAAATGAGTATTCTTGCATTTTTAGCAGAGAAAACCCAGTTAGAAGATTTTCTTGAGAAAGCCGTGAACAAAGCTTTGCAGAGCAAAAATGGACACCTGGATCTCTTCCTTCGTTTCCTTATGGGTATCTCGTTAGAGACCAATCAGAGACTTCTGCAAGGACTACTCACACATCCACTCAACAGCTCAGAGAGTATCAAGAAAATATGCAACTACATTAAGGAGCTCAAAAGAGAAGATCTCTCTCCTGAAAGATGCCTCAATCTTTTCCACTGCCTGTTTGAAATGAATGACCATTCCTTGCAACAAGAAATTAACAAATATCTGAACTCACCAAAGGATTTGAGTGAACAGTTATCTCCTgcccactgttcagcactggccAACATGCTCCTGAtgtctgaggaggtgctggatgagtttgacctgaaGAAATACAACACGTCCGATGAGGGACGCAGGAGACTGATCCCAGCTGTGAGGTGCTGCAGAAAGGCACG acttgctgaatgcaCACTGACAGACAAGTCCTTTGAAagtgtggctgctgttctacatTCGCCAAACttcctgatagagctggacctgagttacAATGACTTGAAAGATTCTGGAGTCCAGCTTCTCTCTAAGgcactgtctagtccccactgtaaactgcagacattaag ATTTGCTGACTGtaaactctcagagaagtcctgtgcaCTTGTGACTACTGTTCTACAATCTCCAAACTCcatgatagagctggacctgagtcacaatgtcctgggggattctggagttcagcttctctctaagggactgtctagtcccaactgcaaactgcagacattaag acttgctgaatgcaaactcttagagaagtcctgtggaattgtggctactattctacagtcaccaaactacctgatagagctggacctgagttacAATGACTTGAAAGATTCTGGAGTTCaacttctctctaagggactgtctagtccccactgcaaactagAGACCTTAAG AACTGACCATGTTTCTGAAATCAGAGCACGACCACGTTTGCGGAGAT ATGCCTGTAAGCTCACACTGGATCCAAATACAGCTCACAGagaactctctctcactgacgggaacagaaaggtgacatgtGTGAATTATGAGCAtccgtatcctgaccacccagacaGATTTGATTGGTGGTGGCATGtgttgtgtagagagggtctgtctggacgctgttactgggaggctgagtggagtggctGTAGAGCTGATATAGCTGTGGCCTATAAGAGCATCAAGAGGAAAGGGGGGGATGCGGCCATAATTTTGGGACGTAATGACAAGTCCTGGACTTTGAACTGCTCTTCTGGGACTTACTCTTTCTGGCACAAAAATGAACAGACTgacatacctgccccctcctctggCTCCagaagagtaggagtgtacctggactggccggacggcactctgtccttctacagcgtctccgcTAATACACTCAcgcacctgcacacgttccacgaCTGCAAATTCACTGAGTCCCTCTGTCCAGGGTTTAGGGTTTGGCTATCTGGtacctcagtgtccctgtgctaA